Genomic segment of Candidatus Chlorohelix allophototropha:
TCTGGCAACGTTCGCACTGTCCGAAAACTTCCAGCCAGTGTCCTTTAATGCTGAAATTGGTCAGGCGGGATAAATCTTGCAGCAACTCGTTCAGATGGCAATTTTCGAAGTCTATAGTCAAACCGCAGGTGTTGCAAATAAGGTGGTGATGGTGGCGGCTTTGACATACCACGTAGCTATGGCAACCGTCTCCCAGATGTATTTTCTCCAGCAATTGCATGCTCGTTAGAAGGTCGAGGGTGCGAAAAACAGTAGCGCGACCAACCGAAGGGGCTTCACTCTTTATGGTTTCATAAAGGTCTGCGGCGCTAAAATGACCTTCGTGTTTGAGGGCAAGCTCAACCACAACTCGACGCGACTCGGTTAGTTTATAACCCGAATCGCTGATTTTCTGCATTATTTCTTCGCCGGCTGAAGTCTTTACGATAGTACCCATAGCTCACCACTTGTTATACAGCTATGTACTGCCCGGAATATACCGGTACAACGGAAGTGAATTATACGCTATTGCCAACTCAAGGGCAAACAAAAATTCAGCGGTCACAGAAATCACAACCACATTTACAGAAAAATAAATATGTTATATAATTACATGAACAATATTACCGGTATTAATGATTATATGGGGAACATTTATGACCTCGCAACCTACTAAAGATAATAAGTGGCAGCTTTTTACCTCGCACGGGCTGGTGCTGATTTCGTTGCTGAACAAGCCGGGTAAAACCATTCGCGAGATTGGCTATTCGCTTGATCTCACCGAACGTGCAGTGTCACGGGCTATAACTGACCTAATCGAAGAGGGCTATGTGGTGAAAACCCGCTTGGGGCGGCGTTGCTTTTACCGGGTCAACGAAGATAAAGTTTTGAAATTCCCGCTCGGTATCGGCTATGAAGATTCCCCGCATATTACCGTGAAGGGGCTGAAAGCCGAGAACCTGGCGACTCATGCCGAACATCTGGATAATCCAGATGATGCGCCAGTGCGTAAAAAGGGCGACAAAGCAGCGGTTTCGAGCGTATAAAGCATGTTATAGATGAACTTGTGAGGCTGGCACGATGAATCTCGTTATCTCACCTGTAGGAAAACTGCTATACACGCCAACGGCGGCAGCAGCAAGCGAAGGCATGAGTCCTGTTTTACAATTTTTGCTTGTGCTGGCTCTGGTTATTTTTGCTGCCAAAGCAGCGGGCTACCTCAGCACTCGGTTTGGGCAACCGGCAGTGCTAGGCGAATTGCTGGCGGGTGTTATTCTCGGTCCTAGCCTAATCAACCTGTACAATCTGGGCTTTATCCAGCCTGAAAATCGCCCTTATTTGGAGAACACCATCAAGATTATTGCCGAATTGGGTGTAATCTTCCTTATGTTTATGGCTGGTCTTGAAACCAACCTAAGCGAAATGTTTAAGGTGGGCAGGGTTGCGGTATTTTCAGGTATTAGTGGCGTAATCTTCCCGATTGCCTTTGGTATTCTGGTGGCAATGCCCTTCGGTTACACTTTTGAAAAGAGCCTGTTTATCGGTATCATACTGGCGGCTACCAGCGTTAGCATATCGGCGCAAACCATGCTCGAACTGGGCGTACTACGCAAACGCGAGGGCGTTGCGCTGCTTGGGGCGGCGGTTTTTGATGATGTGCTGGTGGTGCTGGTACTCTCCTTTTATCTGGCAATGGTGGGTGGCGGTAGCGGTGGTGGTGCGCTTGAAATTATAGCGGTAATCCTGAAAATGGCGGCTTTCTTCCTTGTCACTGCGCTGCTCGGCTTAAAGGTTTTACCGTGGGCGCTGTCGCGGGTTAAAAAACTGCCAATCAGCGAAAATATAACTGCCACAATGGTAGTGCTTGTGTTGCTAACGGCGTGGGCTGCCGAATATTTGGGAGGCGTAGCGCTAATAGTGGGGGCGTTTATGGTGGGAGTATTGGCGGCGCGTACCCGTTTCCGGCACGAACTGGAAGAAAAATTCCGCACAATAATTTACGCGCTGCTTGTTCCGGTATTCTTCGTCAGTATCGGGTTGCTGGTAAATCTGGGCAGTATAAACGGCGAGGCATGGTTCTTTGCCGGGTTGGTGTGTGTGGCTGCTATTGTCAGCAAAATAATCGGTTGTGGACTGGGAGCGCGTCTTACCGGCTTTAACAATCTTTCTAGCTTGCGGTTGGGTGTGGGCATGGTATCACGCGGGGAGGTCGGGCTGATAGTGGCTTCGGTTGGTATTTCTGAAGGAATCCTGAATCAACAAGTGTATGCGGCGACGGTTTTGATGGTGCTGGTCACTACGCTTTTCACGCCCTTTGCTTTGAAACTGGCATTTCGAGGTGAGAAAAGAACCGATGCGGGCATAAAAGCGGCGGAACAGGTCGAAGTTAGCGGCGCGAACTAGCGTAAAAGAGAGTTTATAAATGAGCGATTATTATCTGGCTGTGCTGGTGCTGGACGATGAGGATTTCGAGGAAGAAGTGATTAATCTGTGGGCTGAAAAAAACGCGCGGGCAATAACAGCACTGGATTGTGAACAGTTTCTGATGCCGCGCAATTTCAACCGCGATGACCTCCCGCTTTTCCCCGGTCTGAGTGCGCTTACCGAACTGGAACGAAGCGAGCGGCGCTTGTTGTTTGCCCTTGTTAAGAGCCGCGAAGCCTTGCAACAACTTTATGAGGAAACCCGCCACAACACTGGGGCGGATATAAAACCGGGCAAGGCTTTGTTTTTTGGCTTGCCGTTGGCGCTGGTGCAGGGGCTATAGACGGTGAAAGATTAATGCGGTTTGCGCATTCGCACCGTGTAAGGGGGCAATCCCGCTACCGCATTGTAACGCTCGGTGTGCTGCACTTCGGGTAAATCTCGCTCGTCCTGATAAATCAGGCAATCGTTACCTATGCCACTATTCTCCTGCAAACGCTGTACATCTTGCAAAAAGCAGCTTTTGATAAAAATACAGTTATCGCATTTCTGGTGTTGCTTGCGCTCTACTATTAGTTCGTAACCCATCTATTATTCTCCATGGTGAATGTAATTGGCACAACGGTTTATTATCTGCGTATTATATAATATCCCTGCGTGGGAGGCGGTAAGCGATTTTCTGTCATTTCCTTGATATTGTGGGTGAAGACTTGCCACAGTTTTTAGCACGAAAAATAAGGTACTAATGACCTTGCAGTCATCTACTCTAGGGTAGCGGCAGGGTTTGACGAGGGGGTAGGAGTGGTTCGATTTTGACCCACTAATCGTCCGAGATTAGCCACTTTTCTTGTGTTTTGGTAATTACTGTTTCATCCTACTGGATTTTACAACCTCTATTTTTCGTAACCGACATACTTGAGTAAAGCGGTCACCGGACGACCATCGTTTCCAGGTAAATTTTGGTATTGGGAAAAACGAAGGTCGATACGGTGATTAGTTACGGTTCCGGTTATAGGTACTTGTATTTCAAAATCCCCAAGAGTCAACTGCTTTGTAGCAACAGTAACACCATCACTGAGTATTTCAATGTTTGAGGTAAAGGATTGGTTATCTATTAGGGGTATCATGCCTTTGATAACCAGTTTAGCGGTACTGGTGGGTTGTGCTAGGCGGAAGAAAACTGCTTCGGATGCCCAGCCATCTTCGTACATTCCAGAATATTCTAGATTTGGATTAGCCAAATCCGCTGGGAATTGAGATACTGCTTCCGGCGCTTTTAGTTGGTTATTTGGTTTAGTTGAAACCCGTTGTAAAAGCAACCATTCATATGAGAGAGTATTTTGATAACCGATTTCTTTCCAACCAAAGTTTTGTGGGAATTCTAAAAATGATTTATACAATGGATTAGTTTTTAGTTTCTGTAGGATATTTGAATCAAGATAGAATAGATTAATATTCTTGGAGGCTAGAAAATCAGGTAAAGCTGTATTAGGCTTAATTTCATCCAATATTGAATAATCAAAAGCACTACTATAGCCTTTTCCAATATAGTTAGAAATATCAGAAGCGAATTCACCTTTAAGAAAAACTGTATCAGGTTTTTCAATCAGCGCAGTGTAGGGTACCAATCTACGGTAGTCATCTAAAAGAAGGCGAGGATGGACATGATTCTGATCACTATAATAAACGGGAGCTATTATTAAGCCTATCACCATAATTACTGGAATTGACCATGAATATTGTTTTAACGAATTTGACCAACGATTGAAAATAATAAATATAGCCATACCAAAAAGAGCCATAATAATCAAACCCAAACTAAAAAGATAGGAAGGTCGAGGTCTTTGAGTTGGTATAATAAAAAATGTAACGACTCCAACAGAACCCATTAACATCCATCCCCAAATTCGGCTTTTTATCCAATTCTGCCACCAATACACTCTATTTTTTAGAAATAGAACAAAACCGGTTAATAAAATTATTATAAGTCCTATACTAAGAATCAGCGCAATATTAGAATTATATTCTACAGGAGCATAATCTGGGTTAACATTGCCAGAAGTGGCATTGAAAAGAAGAACTTGCAAACCGTTAGGAGTTAAACTAAAGTTCCAGCTAAAGTGTTCTATTGTTGCCTGAGGATTTGCTGTGAGCATTTCTACTAAGGAAGGCATCTTTTTACCAAAAGTAGTTTCCATTAGCTGACTACAGTCAGTCCAAGGGCTTTTATTCCATTCTGGATGTCGCTGTTGATAGCCAAAAGCGTAAACTTGACACATATTAAGAGTATGTTTTATCCCAGATACTTCGCTTAATCTACTAAATTGGACTGTGGAACGGGAGAAGAAAAAAATTACAAGCAGAATTGCGACTACTAGAGGTGCCAAGTAGGCTAGCAAATATTTACGCCACTTAAGGTTCTTTATATCGGATGCTTTTCTCCTATAAGCTATTTCATACACAAAACATATAATTGCAAAAAGTACAAAAGTTATGGCATATTCGTTTCGAACCAGAATACACGTACCTAATAATAAACTAAGAGTAACTCCCCTGCCCATTAGGGTAGGTTTCCATAGGATTAGAAGCCAAACTGAGAGGATTGGTATAAGTGCGAATAGGTGAACCTCATATAAAGAATCGAAATTTATAGGCAAAATCACCCACCATACTGCAACCAACCAGGCTATGAACGAAGGCAAAAGTCTCCGCATTAATGCCAGTACCATTACACACAGAAGTAAAACAATAATCATACGATGTAAAATTGTTACACTATATACATCCTGAGTAAGATGCAGCAGGCTACCATAAAATGTTGTGTATAGCGGAGACCAAACTATGTTATCGGTAAATTTATTAAACCAACCAAAGGCATCTGTAAAATAAGAAGAAGTATCACCAAAAGTCAAGTCGCGAAAAAGCCACATTCCCCAAATTATTTTCAACTGTAGAAGAAAAATAGTCAGGTAGGCAAACCATGGTTCTTGGAGACGGTTAACTAATATGTTTAATTTAGTAATTTGCAGCACTTTACTTAACGAGGATTGGGAAGTTGAAATCAAAATCAATAGACTCCTTAGAAGAATAATTATGAGAAAAGGCGTTACACTGCTTACATTCTCCAACTCGCAAATTTGAACCTAATTGTGTATCGCTGCTTCTCCAAAAATTCATTATATGTTGAGCAGCTTGTATATAGAAGTTAGTTATTTGGGTGGACTATATAAATATTTTGATAACCAAATAAATCCGGTAGAAACCAAGTAATTAAGGTCAATAGTCGTGTAAAGATGCGTAAAATAAAGCTGTTTTTGGGGGTTTTAAATAATTCTAAAGGCAATATTGTTACCTTCTGATCAATTATTTTATAACCCATTTCTTCAATAAATCGGCATCCTGAACCACGGGTATAGAACCTTAAATGCGTTTTATCGAGTATTCCTCTTTGAGAGTAGTTAAATTTACCGAACAGTAATGCTAACCGAACAGTAATATTTGCAACATTGGGAAGTGAAATGAGAATATTACCATTTGGCTTAAGTAAATCTTCACAATCTTTCAGCAAGTTACCGGGATTGACAAGGTGTTCTAAGATATCCAATAATAAAATAACGTCAAAGGCACGTAACTCAAGGGTATCCTTAACCTCTTTCAGCCCATTATTTAAATCAGCTTTTAAATAATGTTCAAAAGCAGAAATATTTTTTGGTTGGCTCAATATATCCACACCAATTACTCGATTATCTTTTTTTGCAATCTCCTTTGCAAAATATCCTTCACCACAACCAATATCAAGAATATATTTATTTTTACCAACCAAATTCATAATCAATTCATGACTAGAATTCTCATCCTGTTTGAGTGGGTAGTGGTTAAAATATTCCTCATATTCTGGGTAACATTCCATTGATCTAGCAGTAAGCTTGTAACGGAGCACTGATCTTATAACATTTCGGGCATAACGTAACCCATTTACGTAGCAAATTTCATCGCCATAATAGGTTGGAATAGGGGTCTCTATGATTCGGAAGCCTTGATGCTGTAGTTTTATAATAATTTCTGTGTCAAAATGAAAATCATTAGTCATCTTGGTGAAGTCTATTTGGCGCAAAGCTTCAATGCTGTAAGCACGATAACCGCTATGAAATTCAGTTAGGTTTAGGCCAATCAAACGATTTTCTAAATAGGTGAGGATGCGATTACCCATATATTTGTAAATAGGCATACCACCCTTGAAAGGACCACCGTACTCATTCATCATGCGAGAACCAAATACCGCTTCTGCCTGAGATTGAGCTAAGGGTAGAATCAGTTGCGACATAATCTCTGGCGCATACTGACCGTCTCCGTGAAGAAGCACAACAATATCAAAGCCTTTTTCAATAAAATAACGGTATCCTGCTTTTTGGTTACCGCCATATCCTAAATTCTCTTTATGTTTTATGACTGTTAGCTTTTCTCTGCCTCTCAACACTTTGTAGCCAATTGCTAATTCATGAGTAGCATCCTTGCTAGCATCATCTAAAATTATCACTTCCTCAACAACTTCCCATACGTCTTGTGGAATCCGATCAAGAACCTTAGCTAACGTAGTAACCGCATTGTAAGCTACTATAAGGATTCCTATTCGCTTGTTAATTTGTTCAATCGGGAATTTATTATGTTGGAAGAACGAGTCAGTTATTGATAATTGGGAACCATTTGATGTTGTAAACCTCAAAGGAGTAGAACTTTTTTTTGCCATTTTAAACTAACTCCATTTTAAATTGACGTTTAGATAAACCAAAGGGCAAGCAGTGTTGGCACAACTTGCCCAGACGAGTAATGTTCTAATTGAGAAAGGACACTACTCGTATGAACCTTAACACACTTAAAGAATTTCGGCACGAAATCTATGACTGCTTTGAATACGCCAGTGACGCATTGTTTAATCTGGCGGATGCCCTTA
This window contains:
- a CDS encoding Fur family transcriptional regulator, which codes for MGTIVKTSAGEEIMQKISDSGYKLTESRRVVVELALKHEGHFSAADLYETIKSEAPSVGRATVFRTLDLLTSMQLLEKIHLGDGCHSYVVCQSRHHHHLICNTCGLTIDFENCHLNELLQDLSRLTNFSIKGHWLEVFGQCERCQNKEQFAVVGSIMKKDS
- a CDS encoding bifunctional glycosyltransferase/class I SAM-dependent methyltransferase, which gives rise to MAKKSSTPLRFTTSNGSQLSITDSFFQHNKFPIEQINKRIGILIVAYNAVTTLAKVLDRIPQDVWEVVEEVIILDDASKDATHELAIGYKVLRGREKLTVIKHKENLGYGGNQKAGYRYFIEKGFDIVVLLHGDGQYAPEIMSQLILPLAQSQAEAVFGSRMMNEYGGPFKGGMPIYKYMGNRILTYLENRLIGLNLTEFHSGYRAYSIEALRQIDFTKMTNDFHFDTEIIIKLQHQGFRIIETPIPTYYGDEICYVNGLRYARNVIRSVLRYKLTARSMECYPEYEEYFNHYPLKQDENSSHELIMNLVGKNKYILDIGCGEGYFAKEIAKKDNRVIGVDILSQPKNISAFEHYLKADLNNGLKEVKDTLELRAFDVILLLDILEHLVNPGNLLKDCEDLLKPNGNILISLPNVANITVRLALLFGKFNYSQRGILDKTHLRFYTRGSGCRFIEEMGYKIIDQKVTILPLELFKTPKNSFILRIFTRLLTLITWFLPDLFGYQNIYIVHPNN
- a CDS encoding cation:proton antiporter, which codes for MNLVISPVGKLLYTPTAAAASEGMSPVLQFLLVLALVIFAAKAAGYLSTRFGQPAVLGELLAGVILGPSLINLYNLGFIQPENRPYLENTIKIIAELGVIFLMFMAGLETNLSEMFKVGRVAVFSGISGVIFPIAFGILVAMPFGYTFEKSLFIGIILAATSVSISAQTMLELGVLRKREGVALLGAAVFDDVLVVLVLSFYLAMVGGGSGGGALEIIAVILKMAAFFLVTALLGLKVLPWALSRVKKLPISENITATMVVLVLLTAWAAEYLGGVALIVGAFMVGVLAARTRFRHELEEKFRTIIYALLVPVFFVSIGLLVNLGSINGEAWFFAGLVCVAAIVSKIIGCGLGARLTGFNNLSSLRLGVGMVSRGEVGLIVASVGISEGILNQQVYAATVLMVLVTTLFTPFALKLAFRGEKRTDAGIKAAEQVEVSGAN
- a CDS encoding helix-turn-helix transcriptional regulator, with amino-acid sequence MTSQPTKDNKWQLFTSHGLVLISLLNKPGKTIREIGYSLDLTERAVSRAITDLIEEGYVVKTRLGRRCFYRVNEDKVLKFPLGIGYEDSPHITVKGLKAENLATHAEHLDNPDDAPVRKKGDKAAVSSV